The following coding sequences are from one Mycoplasma tullyi window:
- the rpsJ gene encoding 30S ribosomal protein S10 → MTEQTAKSSKTSSEEAKKQKEFTEIKIKLKSYDSRLLDQSVKKIFEIVKETGSKFCGPIPLPTKKEVFTIIRSPHVDKASREQFERRTHKRLIIIKDLKSETIQKLKRFVIPSGVELRIYL, encoded by the coding sequence ATGACAGAACAAACAGCTAAATCTAGCAAAACATCAAGCGAAGAAGCAAAGAAACAAAAAGAATTTACTGAGATCAAAATCAAGTTAAAATCGTACGATAGCAGATTATTAGATCAATCTGTTAAAAAGATTTTTGAGATCGTAAAAGAAACTGGATCAAAATTTTGTGGTCCAATTCCATTACCAACTAAAAAGGAAGTTTTTACAATTATTCGTTCACCACACGTTGATAAGGCTTCAAGAGAACAATTCGAAAGAAGAACTCACAAACGTTTAATCATCATTAAAGATTTAAAGAGCGAAACAATTCAAAAACTTAAACGTTTTGTAATTCCTTCTGGTGTTGAATTACGCATTTACTTATAA
- the rplC gene encoding 50S ribosomal protein L3 — MKGIFGTKVGMTQVFEENGRLIPVTLVRVEPNQVISVKTKVKDGYDAVQLGFNPTEEKNLNKPQLGHFKKANTNTYKYLEEVRDMTGHKVGDLLKVEELFQEGQVVDVQAKTKGRGFTGAIKRWNFKIGSKGHGAGYPHRFQGSVQAGRGGSQAQRVMKGKKMSGHYGHELVTIQNLSIVGFLPEVSSVMISGAIPGPNNAKVRITTSKKNPNKVVTYKLIMNKKASQPASEQAQAQE; from the coding sequence ATGAAAGGAATATTTGGAACAAAGGTTGGAATGACTCAAGTTTTCGAAGAAAACGGTCGTTTGATTCCTGTGACTTTAGTAAGAGTTGAACCTAATCAAGTGATTAGTGTTAAAACCAAAGTAAAAGACGGTTATGACGCTGTTCAATTAGGATTTAACCCAACTGAAGAAAAGAACTTAAATAAACCTCAATTAGGTCATTTTAAAAAAGCTAATACAAATACTTACAAGTATTTAGAAGAAGTTCGCGACATGACAGGTCACAAAGTTGGTGATCTATTAAAAGTCGAAGAACTTTTCCAAGAAGGTCAAGTTGTTGATGTTCAAGCTAAAACCAAAGGTCGCGGTTTTACTGGGGCTATTAAACGTTGAAACTTCAAAATTGGTTCAAAAGGTCACGGTGCTGGATATCCTCACAGATTCCAAGGTTCAGTGCAAGCTGGTCGTGGGGGTTCTCAAGCTCAAAGAGTTATGAAAGGTAAGAAGATGTCAGGTCATTATGGTCATGAACTTGTTACTATTCAAAACTTGTCAATTGTTGGATTCTTACCAGAAGTAAGTTCAGTAATGATCTCAGGTGCAATCCCTGGTCCTAACAATGCTAAAGTTAGAATTACAACTTCTAAGAAAAATCCAAACAAAGTTGTTACCTACAAATTAATAATGAATAAAAAAGCTAGTCAACCAGCTAGTGAACAAGCACAAGCACAAGAATAA
- the rplD gene encoding 50S ribosomal protein L4 — protein sequence MSKIKLFDLSGKVQEEIELNQKLLVSEVHKQAIFDAILAENLSQIQGTHSTLKKGEVSGGGKKPYEQKHTGRARQGSIRNPHYVGGGIAFGPKPNRNYKIKVNKKVSSLAFKSAITSKVNNNELLGLVDSIKQDKPSTKAIVKLLKELKVNKKVLIVAFEKNENLEKSSANLPNVSYKLWNQVSVKDLIDANCVLAQKSAINNWVERLN from the coding sequence ATGTCTAAAATAAAATTATTCGATTTATCTGGAAAAGTTCAAGAAGAAATCGAACTAAATCAAAAATTGCTTGTTAGTGAAGTGCATAAACAAGCAATCTTCGATGCAATTCTTGCTGAAAACCTATCACAAATTCAAGGTACTCACTCAACTCTTAAAAAAGGTGAAGTAAGTGGTGGTGGTAAGAAACCTTACGAACAAAAACACACTGGTCGTGCAAGACAAGGTTCGATTCGTAACCCTCACTACGTAGGTGGTGGTATTGCTTTTGGTCCTAAACCTAACCGTAATTACAAAATTAAGGTAAATAAAAAAGTAAGTTCATTAGCTTTCAAATCAGCAATTACTTCTAAAGTAAATAACAACGAATTATTAGGATTAGTTGATTCGATTAAACAAGACAAACCAAGCACAAAAGCAATTGTTAAATTACTAAAAGAATTAAAAGTTAATAAAAAAGTATTAATCGTAGCTTTTGAAAAGAACGAAAACTTAGAAAAATCAAGTGCTAATTTACCAAACGTTTCATACAAATTATGAAACCAAGTATCAGTAAAAGACTTAATTGATGCTAATTGTGTTTTAGCGCAAAAAAGTGCAATTAATAACTGAGTTGAAAGGCTGAACTAA
- a CDS encoding 50S ribosomal protein L23, whose amino-acid sequence MQITDVLIKPILTEKTYGIMMSEPRKYTFLVNAKANKNHIRLAFKTIYGVAPVAVNTKTKKPARVRTGTQNPGFSRLEKIAIITVPFGVEVAITGEKPEPKEESTSK is encoded by the coding sequence ATGCAAATTACCGATGTACTTATTAAACCGATTCTTACAGAAAAAACTTATGGCATCATGATGTCTGAACCAAGAAAGTACACTTTCTTAGTTAATGCAAAAGCCAACAAGAATCACATCAGACTAGCTTTTAAAACTATCTATGGAGTAGCTCCAGTAGCGGTTAATACTAAAACTAAAAAACCAGCTAGAGTTCGCACAGGAACACAAAACCCAGGTTTTTCAAGACTAGAGAAAATTGCGATCATCACTGTTCCATTTGGAGTAGAAGTAGCAATCACTGGAGAAAAACCAGAACCAAAAGAAGAATCAACTTCTAAATAA
- the rplB gene encoding 50S ribosomal protein L2, whose product MPVKKIVNRSNSGIHHKISIDYSKVLTTNTPQKSLLAKKKKNSGRNNQGKITVRHRGGGSKRKYRIIDFKRNLHDDKVALVKSIEYDPNRSAFISLIAYENGYRSYILTPEGIKVGDKVVSSSHAIDIKVGNCMPLEFIPEGTMVHNIEMTPGKGAQIARSAGAYAQILGKDDTGKYINLKLGSKEVRKFLKNCRAVVGIASNVDHNLVLLGKAGTTRHKGIRPTVRGSAMNPNDHPHGGGEGRSPVGRDAPRTPWGKRHMGVKTRNNKKSSTQLIIRRRNSK is encoded by the coding sequence ATGCCGGTTAAGAAAATCGTAAATCGATCAAACAGTGGGATCCACCACAAGATCTCAATAGATTACAGCAAGGTTTTAACAACCAACACCCCACAAAAATCTTTATTAGCTAAGAAAAAGAAAAACTCTGGTCGTAATAACCAAGGTAAAATTACCGTAAGACACCGTGGTGGTGGTTCAAAAAGAAAATACCGTATTATTGATTTTAAAAGAAACTTACACGATGACAAAGTTGCTTTAGTTAAATCAATCGAGTATGATCCAAACAGAAGTGCGTTTATTTCATTAATCGCTTATGAAAACGGTTATCGATCATACATCCTAACACCAGAAGGAATTAAAGTAGGCGATAAAGTAGTTTCATCTTCTCACGCAATCGATATTAAAGTAGGTAACTGTATGCCTCTTGAATTCATTCCTGAAGGTACAATGGTTCACAATATCGAAATGACTCCTGGTAAAGGTGCTCAGATCGCTAGAAGTGCTGGAGCTTACGCTCAAATCCTAGGTAAAGACGATACAGGTAAATACATCAACCTAAAATTAGGTTCTAAAGAAGTTAGAAAATTCTTAAAGAACTGTCGTGCTGTTGTTGGGATTGCTTCAAACGTTGATCACAACCTAGTTTTATTAGGTAAAGCGGGAACAACTAGACACAAAGGGATTCGTCCAACTGTTCGTGGTTCTGCCATGAACCCTAACGACCACCCACACGGGGGTGGTGAAGGTCGCAGCCCAGTAGGTCGTGACGCTCCAAGAACACCATGAGGGAAAAGACACATGGGTGTTAAAACAAGAAATAATAAAAAATCATCTACGCAATTAATTATCCGTAGACGTAACTCTAAATAG